In the genome of Solibacillus isronensis, one region contains:
- a CDS encoding CdaR family transcriptional regulator — MYKLLTIRLANEIVEQTMLRLKRNVNVMNIDGIILASGDKERVEKFHEGAKYVAETKKTLIISDDNIHDFPRTKHGINLPIFFQDEIVCIIGITGLVDEELLNISSLVQLTAEVLVHQALIESKSEWQRKMSVHIFEELISGTSINRVIKERINKLSIPFLAPYCIILLKAEQKTGSHRTLIQYIEDFFYNKPVIFGHFQLDEYFILTTEMDQPTLTKLVEAFNTYIKSKFRIKIAVGEHVKDLERLPHSYKTAQLALKHHHTVSKVIYHKEVEVFTLFNPDAAQHYSIKTLNRLDDKLLITLQCFFNNNKSASATADELQIHRHTLAYRLSQIREQTELNPNEFHDALKLQIALWHHVGINE; from the coding sequence GTGTACAAATTGTTAACAATAAGGCTGGCAAATGAAATTGTAGAACAAACAATGTTACGGTTGAAGCGTAATGTAAATGTAATGAACATTGACGGTATTATATTAGCTTCCGGTGATAAGGAGCGGGTTGAAAAATTTCATGAAGGTGCAAAGTATGTGGCGGAAACGAAGAAAACACTCATAATATCAGATGACAATATACATGATTTTCCCCGAACAAAGCATGGAATAAATTTGCCGATCTTTTTCCAGGACGAAATCGTTTGTATTATTGGAATTACCGGTTTGGTCGATGAGGAGCTGCTAAATATTTCTTCATTAGTTCAGTTAACCGCAGAAGTTTTAGTACATCAGGCTCTTATTGAATCTAAAAGCGAGTGGCAGCGGAAAATGAGTGTACATATTTTTGAAGAACTGATTAGTGGCACATCCATAAATCGGGTTATAAAAGAACGGATAAATAAACTGTCCATTCCTTTTCTTGCCCCATATTGCATCATATTATTGAAGGCTGAACAAAAGACTGGTTCCCACCGGACACTTATTCAATATATCGAAGACTTCTTTTATAACAAACCCGTCATTTTTGGACATTTTCAGTTGGACGAATATTTTATTTTAACGACTGAAATGGATCAGCCTACTCTGACTAAATTAGTGGAAGCTTTTAATACATATATAAAAAGCAAATTCCGTATAAAAATTGCTGTCGGTGAACATGTCAAAGATCTCGAACGACTACCGCATTCCTATAAAACAGCACAGTTAGCCTTAAAGCATCACCACACCGTCTCAAAAGTAATTTACCATAAGGAAGTTGAAGTTTTTACATTATTTAATCCTGATGCGGCCCAACACTACAGTATAAAAACCTTGAACCGGCTTGATGATAAATTACTAATTACATTGCAATGCTTTTTTAATAATAACAAGTCAGCTTCAGCGACGGCCGATGAATTACAAATACATCGGCATACATTAGCTTACCGGCTATCACAAATTAGAGAGCAAACCGAATTAAACCCTAATGAATTTCACGATGCGTTAAAACTGCAAATCGCACTATGGCATCATGTAGGAATAAACGAATAA
- a CDS encoding GntP family permease: protein MLFLIILIGVLFIVFATAKLKLHPFLALLISSFFVGIAAGMPLLTVVESINTGFGGLMTSIGIVIVAGTIIGIILEKSGAAYRMAEVVLRVIGPKRPQLAMSIIGYIVSIPVFCDSGYIILTSLKKALAKRAGVTIASMAVALATGLYATHVLVPPTPGPIAAAGNIGAADYLGTIILIGLIVAIPATIVGYIWATKVASKIRVEADDEPALDYDEIIKSFGKMPSTFKSFLPIVLPIVLIGAGSVAALVGDPEVGINTFFRFLGSPTVALILGVFAAFLLLPELSEETLSNWIGEALKEAAPILLITGAGGAFGTVIKNTGVGDKLQEMDLGALATGALFLLIPFLIAAALKTAQGSSTAALVITSSLIAPMLPTLGIEGAVPLALVVMATGAGSMTVSHVNDSFFWVITQYSGMKVTDAYKAQTMATLLMGLTTIIVTMALWFVLV, encoded by the coding sequence ATGTTGTTTCTAATTATTCTGATTGGTGTGTTGTTCATTGTCTTTGCTACGGCAAAACTAAAGCTGCATCCTTTTCTTGCATTATTAATTAGTTCATTCTTTGTTGGTATTGCAGCAGGTATGCCTTTATTAACAGTTGTAGAGAGTATTAACACAGGTTTTGGAGGACTGATGACGAGTATCGGTATCGTCATTGTAGCAGGTACGATTATTGGAATTATATTAGAAAAGTCCGGTGCTGCATATCGTATGGCAGAAGTCGTATTGCGGGTAATCGGACCGAAACGACCGCAATTAGCGATGTCGATCATTGGCTACATTGTATCCATTCCGGTATTTTGCGATTCGGGCTATATTATTTTGACGAGTTTAAAGAAAGCGCTGGCTAAACGTGCAGGCGTAACAATTGCTTCAATGGCAGTTGCTTTAGCTACAGGTTTATATGCAACACACGTACTCGTGCCGCCAACTCCTGGACCAATTGCGGCTGCAGGGAATATTGGCGCGGCAGATTATTTAGGCACAATCATTTTAATCGGATTAATCGTTGCTATTCCTGCAACAATCGTAGGCTATATTTGGGCGACGAAAGTAGCATCAAAAATTCGGGTAGAGGCAGATGATGAACCGGCATTAGATTACGATGAAATTATTAAGTCATTTGGTAAAATGCCTTCTACGTTCAAATCGTTCTTACCGATTGTGTTGCCGATAGTGTTGATTGGTGCAGGTTCAGTAGCTGCATTAGTAGGTGACCCGGAAGTGGGAATTAATACGTTCTTCAGATTCCTCGGTTCGCCGACAGTTGCACTTATACTAGGGGTATTTGCTGCATTTTTACTATTGCCTGAACTAAGTGAAGAAACATTATCAAACTGGATTGGTGAAGCATTAAAAGAAGCAGCGCCTATTTTATTAATCACAGGTGCTGGTGGCGCATTTGGTACTGTTATTAAAAATACAGGCGTCGGTGATAAACTGCAGGAAATGGATTTAGGTGCATTGGCAACAGGCGCATTATTTTTATTAATTCCGTTTTTAATTGCCGCTGCTTTAAAAACAGCGCAAGGTTCGTCAACTGCAGCATTAGTTATTACATCTTCCTTAATCGCACCGATGCTGCCGACTTTAGGAATCGAAGGGGCAGTACCGTTAGCTTTAGTCGTTATGGCAACAGGGGCAGGTTCTATGACAGTGAGCCATGTAAACGATAGTTTCTTCTGGGTAATTACACAATACAGCGGAATGAAAGTAACGGATGCATATAAAGCGCAAACGATGGCAACATTGCTGATGGGATTAACAACAATTATCGTAACGATGGCTTTATGGTTTGTACTAGTTTAA
- a CDS encoding ISL3 family transposase has protein sequence MNFNMNIPGLKDVEITKIEELEMGMAISIELPRQAHQCPACQQWTTKVHDYRIQKIKHLKWFERMTVIFYKRRRYACGCGKRFAEKASFIERYQRFTKEANQALSIRAIKAKTFKEAAEVTGTSSTTVIRRFKKMVHKEMVQGVQLPKAIAIDEYKGDTDAGKYQLIIANAETKEPIDILPNRRKETIKDYLKRYGSEVEIVVMDMSPSFKSAVRQSLGRPVIVADRFHYCRYIYWALDSVRREVQKDWHEYDRKKCKRMRHVLYKRPEKLKETDQFYLTRYTEMSPILKAAYHLKQSYCEWFDQAKKETDVSKIKEGLFQFYKQVEESGIPAFKRAIQTFKNWQTEILNSFTFGYSNGFLEGINNKTKVMKRNAYGFRRFDHFKAKILLNLKYKNLGGHVG, from the coding sequence ATGAATTTTAACATGAATATCCCAGGATTAAAAGATGTAGAAATTACAAAAATTGAAGAGTTAGAGATGGGTATGGCAATTTCGATTGAACTTCCCCGTCAGGCACATCAATGCCCAGCCTGCCAACAATGGACTACGAAAGTACATGATTACCGGATTCAAAAAATTAAGCACTTAAAATGGTTTGAGCGAATGACCGTAATCTTTTATAAGCGCCGTCGTTATGCATGCGGTTGTGGAAAGCGCTTCGCTGAAAAAGCATCCTTTATTGAGCGGTATCAGCGTTTTACAAAAGAAGCGAATCAAGCGTTAAGCATTCGCGCAATTAAAGCGAAGACATTTAAAGAAGCAGCGGAGGTTACGGGTACCTCTAGCACAACCGTAATTCGTCGCTTTAAGAAAATGGTGCATAAAGAAATGGTCCAAGGTGTTCAATTGCCGAAAGCGATTGCGATTGATGAATATAAAGGCGATACCGACGCAGGAAAATATCAATTAATTATAGCGAATGCCGAAACCAAAGAACCGATCGATATTTTGCCAAACCGCCGAAAAGAAACGATTAAAGATTATTTGAAGCGTTACGGAAGTGAAGTGGAAATCGTGGTGATGGATATGAGCCCTTCCTTTAAATCAGCGGTCCGCCAGTCTTTAGGTAGACCGGTCATTGTGGCAGATCGCTTTCATTACTGTCGTTATATTTATTGGGCACTAGATTCGGTTCGTCGAGAAGTTCAAAAGGACTGGCACGAATACGACCGGAAAAAGTGTAAAAGAATGCGGCATGTGCTCTATAAACGTCCAGAAAAGCTGAAAGAAACGGATCAATTTTATTTAACCCGCTATACAGAGATGTCTCCTATTTTAAAAGCAGCGTATCATCTAAAACAAAGCTACTGTGAATGGTTTGATCAGGCAAAAAAAGAAACCGATGTATCAAAGATTAAAGAGGGACTATTTCAGTTCTACAAACAAGTTGAAGAATCAGGGATTCCTGCATTTAAACGTGCGATTCAGACATTTAAAAATTGGCAGACAGAAATCTTAAATAGCTTTACATTTGGTTATTCAAATGGCTTCTTAGAAGGCATTAATAATAAAACAAAAGTGATGAAACGGAATGCATATGGATTCAGACGTTTCGATCACTTTAAGGCAAAGATTTTATTAAATTTGAAGTATAAAAATTTGGGTGGTCATGTGGGATGA
- a CDS encoding DUF1128 domain-containing protein, which yields MDLSNPSQQNVIYMIEQIKEKLRMVNVDAMQSTAFDEEKYEDLQYLYEMVMKRDSFSPSEMNAIVAELGALRK from the coding sequence ATGGACTTATCAAACCCGTCGCAGCAAAATGTCATCTATATGATCGAGCAAATTAAAGAAAAACTTCGTATGGTAAATGTTGATGCTATGCAGTCTACTGCATTTGATGAAGAAAAATACGAAGATCTACAATATTTATATGAAATGGTTATGAAACGCGATTCATTTAGCCCAAGCGAAATGAATGCCATCGTAGCAGAACTAGGCGCCCTTCGTAAATAA
- a CDS encoding L-cystine transporter, with protein MNFYVLLNIALLLIVIAFLYFLKTKHVKFSNRVFIALGLGILLGVVLQFSYGAGADAINETVPWYNIVGTGYVKLLQMIAMPLVFISILAAFTKVTFGKNLGKSAAVILSVLIGTTAVAAGLGIASTVLFDLDASQIMQGEAEKARGESLVERSAEVTPLPEQILSMFPANPFADLTGSRATSTIGVVIFAAFLGFSYLTLRRKEEETAANVKKGVDALYGLIMGVVRIILRLTPYGVAAIMARTVATSDFGAIMDLGKFILASYVALIAMFILHLIIVALTGLSPLTYLKKTAEVLLFAFTSRSSAGALPLNIQTQTKRLGVPDGIANFAASFGLSIGQNGCAGVYPAMLAVMIAPTVGIDPLTPGFIATLILIVAISSFGVAGVGGGATFAAIIVLSAMDLPIALAGVLISVEPLIDMGRTALNVSGSMVSGVVSSRATKELDTTIYNESADKQLVQ; from the coding sequence TTGAATTTCTACGTATTGCTTAATATTGCTTTGCTGTTAATCGTCATTGCTTTTTTATACTTCCTTAAAACGAAGCATGTTAAGTTTTCAAATCGTGTTTTTATTGCCTTAGGATTAGGTATTTTGCTTGGGGTAGTTTTACAATTCTCGTATGGGGCAGGAGCAGATGCCATTAATGAAACTGTTCCATGGTATAACATCGTCGGAACCGGCTATGTAAAGTTACTGCAGATGATTGCAATGCCTTTAGTATTCATCTCGATATTGGCGGCATTTACAAAAGTTACATTTGGTAAAAACTTAGGTAAGTCAGCAGCAGTCATTTTATCAGTATTAATCGGCACAACTGCTGTTGCAGCTGGTTTAGGTATTGCATCAACAGTTCTGTTTGATTTAGATGCATCTCAAATTATGCAAGGCGAGGCCGAAAAAGCCCGTGGAGAATCATTGGTTGAACGTTCGGCGGAAGTAACACCTTTACCTGAACAGATTTTATCAATGTTTCCTGCGAATCCATTTGCAGATTTAACAGGATCCCGTGCAACGTCGACAATTGGGGTTGTAATTTTTGCGGCATTTTTAGGATTTAGTTATTTAACGCTCCGTCGAAAAGAAGAAGAAACGGCGGCAAATGTAAAAAAAGGTGTCGATGCACTTTACGGTTTAATTATGGGTGTTGTACGTATTATTTTACGTTTGACTCCATATGGTGTAGCTGCCATTATGGCACGTACAGTAGCAACGAGTGATTTTGGGGCGATTATGGATTTAGGTAAATTCATCCTGGCGTCTTATGTGGCATTGATCGCTATGTTCATCCTGCATTTAATCATTGTGGCTTTAACAGGTTTAAGTCCATTAACTTATTTGAAGAAGACAGCAGAAGTATTACTGTTTGCCTTTACTTCACGTTCAAGTGCAGGGGCATTACCGTTAAATATTCAAACACAAACAAAGCGTCTAGGTGTTCCTGATGGAATTGCCAACTTTGCTGCCTCATTTGGTCTTTCAATCGGGCAAAATGGTTGTGCGGGTGTATATCCGGCAATGTTGGCCGTAATGATTGCACCGACAGTTGGTATCGATCCGTTAACACCTGGCTTTATCGCTACATTAATTTTAATTGTGGCGATTAGTTCATTTGGTGTAGCAGGTGTAGGTGGTGGTGCGACATTCGCAGCCATTATCGTATTATCTGCAATGGATTTACCGATTGCTTTAGCGGGTGTTTTAATTTCGGTAGAACCGTTAATCGACATGGGTCGTACAGCACTTAATGTAAGCGGGTCAATGGTTTCGGGTGTCGTATCAAGCCGTGCAACAAAAGAGCTCGATACAACAATCTACAATGAATCAGCTGATAAACAATTAGTTCAATAA
- a CDS encoding glycerate kinase: MKIIISPDSFKGTLTSGEVTSVIKEAIKKVDNNIETICLPIADGGEGTLDALVKATKGKYLTASVQNPLGKLIEAKYGVLGDGKTCVIEMAQASGLTLINEKEKNPRFATTYGTGQLIQHAMDAGYRHFIIGIGGSATNDGGQGMLRALGMKFIAKDGKEILNDVFQFKELEKIDINNFDSRISESTFMIACDVDNPLIGLNGATSVFGPQKGVDPHDINIFDQNLNHYITVIESQQNVTVRHCAGAGAAGGIGSAFMAFFPHQFKPGVDIVLEAVQFSNHLEHADFVITGEGKSDEQTLSGKAPIGVAKLAKEQGVPTILLSGMIENSHMLKTYFHQVESIVSDEISAEQSLSNPSFYLDQKVMDLIKRLI; this comes from the coding sequence ATGAAGATTATAATAAGCCCGGATTCCTTTAAAGGAACATTGACTTCCGGAGAGGTTACATCAGTTATAAAGGAAGCGATTAAAAAGGTGGACAATAACATTGAAACAATTTGTTTACCGATAGCAGATGGTGGTGAAGGAACACTTGATGCATTAGTCAAAGCAACAAAAGGTAAGTATTTGACAGCATCTGTTCAAAATCCTCTAGGGAAACTGATTGAAGCTAAATATGGAGTACTCGGTGACGGAAAAACTTGTGTAATAGAGATGGCCCAAGCTTCAGGGTTAACGCTTATCAATGAAAAAGAAAAAAACCCCCGTTTTGCGACAACATATGGAACGGGTCAATTAATACAACATGCAATGGATGCAGGTTATCGCCACTTTATTATCGGTATCGGGGGAAGCGCTACAAATGACGGTGGCCAAGGGATGCTTAGAGCGCTTGGAATGAAGTTCATTGCAAAAGATGGTAAGGAAATTTTAAATGATGTATTTCAATTTAAGGAACTCGAGAAAATCGATATAAATAATTTTGATTCACGAATCTCGGAGAGCACATTCATGATTGCCTGTGATGTAGATAATCCGTTAATAGGTTTAAATGGAGCTACTTCTGTATTTGGTCCCCAAAAAGGAGTAGATCCGCATGATATTAATATATTTGATCAAAATTTAAATCATTATATTACTGTAATCGAGTCGCAGCAAAACGTAACAGTTCGTCATTGTGCAGGAGCTGGTGCGGCTGGCGGGATTGGCTCAGCATTTATGGCATTTTTCCCTCACCAATTTAAGCCTGGTGTAGATATTGTGCTGGAAGCAGTGCAATTTTCAAATCATCTGGAACATGCGGATTTTGTCATAACAGGGGAAGGGAAATCGGATGAACAAACACTTTCCGGGAAAGCTCCTATAGGGGTTGCTAAGCTGGCTAAAGAACAAGGTGTTCCTACCATTTTACTTTCAGGAATGATCGAAAATTCTCATATGCTAAAAACCTATTTTCATCAGGTTGAGAGCATTGTTAGTGATGAAATTTCAGCGGAGCAATCATTGAGTAATCCAAGCTTTTATTTGGATCAAAAGGTTATGGATTTAATAAAAAGATTAATATAA
- a CDS encoding pseudouridine-5'-phosphate glycosidase produces MEQYLSYSQEVLEAKEKGLPIVALESTIISHGMPYPQNVQTAREVEQIIRDGGAVPATIALIDGKIKIGLSDEELEMFGNAQGVAKTSRRDIGYLLATKKIGATTVAATMICAELAGIELFVTGGIGGVHRGAETTMDISADLEELAMTNVAVVCAGAKSILDIGLTLEYLETKGVPVIGYGTDKLPAFYARESEFDVNIRVDSAEETAAILRAKWDLGLRGGALIANPIPVEDAMESSVIDGIIENALNEAKEQGIAGKNVTPFLLGKVKELTEGKSLDANIALVKHNARVGAKIAVELNK; encoded by the coding sequence ATGGAACAATATTTATCATATTCACAAGAGGTATTAGAAGCTAAAGAGAAAGGCTTACCAATAGTCGCATTGGAATCTACAATTATTTCACACGGTATGCCATATCCACAAAATGTACAAACAGCTCGTGAAGTGGAACAAATTATTCGTGATGGCGGTGCTGTACCGGCAACAATCGCATTAATCGATGGAAAAATTAAAATCGGTTTATCTGATGAAGAATTAGAAATGTTCGGTAATGCGCAAGGTGTAGCAAAAACAAGCCGTCGTGATATTGGCTATTTGCTTGCAACAAAAAAAATCGGTGCAACAACTGTAGCAGCAACTATGATCTGTGCTGAGCTTGCTGGTATTGAATTATTCGTAACAGGTGGTATTGGTGGAGTTCACCGTGGCGCTGAAACAACAATGGATATTTCTGCAGACTTGGAAGAGCTGGCAATGACAAATGTAGCTGTAGTATGTGCAGGTGCAAAATCGATTTTAGACATCGGCTTAACATTGGAATACCTTGAAACAAAAGGTGTACCGGTAATCGGTTACGGAACAGATAAATTGCCTGCATTCTATGCACGTGAAAGTGAATTCGATGTAAATATCCGTGTTGATTCTGCAGAAGAAACAGCCGCAATTTTACGCGCAAAATGGGATTTAGGTTTACGTGGCGGCGCATTAATCGCAAACCCAATTCCAGTTGAAGATGCTATGGAATCAAGCGTTATCGACGGAATTATTGAAAATGCATTAAATGAAGCAAAAGAACAAGGTATCGCAGGCAAAAATGTAACACCATTCCTATTAGGCAAAGTTAAAGAGCTGACAGAAGGTAAATCATTGGATGCAAATATTGCCCTTGTTAAACATAATGCCCGTGTAGGTGCAAAAATCGCTGTCGAATTAAATAAATAA
- a CDS encoding YihY/virulence factor BrkB family protein produces MEEKEELKEKISLVKSYVSPERSQINILTTKGFIQDLIYRIKNVDMSGMGAQLAYFFLLSFFPMLIFMVTLLPYLNLEQGQIFDFLSDVMPEEVYGLIESTLTDVLNNQNGGLLSIGIIGTLWSASRGVDALMKALNRAYDVEGRAGFLNRLWSLVFTIALVAVILIALLFPVFGQQIGNIVFGYLGVEESFESIWNFVRWITPPTLIFIVISIMYWIVPNTDPRLTMFSVIPGAVFATLGWLVLTYGFSFYINNFGNYSSTYGSIGGVIILMLWLYFTGMILILGGLLNASFQKRQLAKESKKQAKSPVF; encoded by the coding sequence ATGGAAGAAAAGGAAGAACTAAAAGAAAAGATTTCACTTGTAAAATCATATGTTTCACCGGAGCGCAGCCAAATAAATATATTAACGACAAAAGGGTTCATCCAAGATTTAATTTATCGGATAAAAAATGTGGACATGTCAGGCATGGGGGCACAGTTGGCCTATTTTTTCCTGTTATCATTTTTCCCTATGCTTATTTTTATGGTAACGCTTTTACCGTATTTAAATTTGGAACAAGGGCAAATATTCGATTTTTTAAGTGATGTTATGCCAGAAGAAGTATATGGACTGATCGAATCTACGCTAACTGATGTATTGAACAATCAAAACGGCGGTCTGCTTTCAATCGGTATTATTGGTACGCTCTGGTCTGCTTCAAGAGGTGTTGATGCACTGATGAAAGCATTAAACCGTGCCTATGATGTAGAAGGTAGAGCAGGATTTTTAAACCGTTTATGGTCTCTTGTTTTTACGATTGCATTAGTAGCAGTTATTTTAATTGCTCTGTTATTCCCGGTTTTTGGTCAGCAGATCGGTAATATCGTTTTTGGCTATTTAGGTGTAGAGGAGTCATTCGAAAGCATTTGGAACTTTGTGCGCTGGATTACGCCGCCAACACTTATTTTCATCGTAATCTCAATCATGTATTGGATCGTTCCGAATACAGACCCGCGATTAACGATGTTTAGTGTTATTCCAGGAGCTGTGTTTGCGACTTTGGGCTGGCTTGTATTAACTTACGGATTCTCATTCTATATTAACAATTTTGGAAATTACAGTTCGACATACGGAAGTATTGGTGGGGTCATTATTTTAATGCTTTGGCTATATTTCACCGGCATGATTCTTATATTGGGAGGACTGCTAAATGCGTCATTCCAGAAAAGGCAACTTGCCAAGGAAAGTAAAAAGCAAGCTAAATCTCCTGTTTTTTAG
- a CDS encoding heavy metal translocating P-type ATPase has product MNNSNRENLSLNEKILEHKELIAALVSGFIILLAWRMESTEQTTAAVIAYLTAFFIGGYAKAKEGIEDTIEDKSLNVEILMIIAAIGSAIIGYWMEGAVLIFIFALSGALETYAMNKNNREISSLMELQPEEAWLVRGGFEPIKVSVKDLKINDHILVKPGERIPADGEIFKGVSTVDEAAITGESMPITKNVGNEVFAGTVNLNSVLTVKVTKPSSETLFQKIITLVQSAHSEKSPSQQFIERFESVYVKAVLLAVAVMMFLPHYLLGWDWTTTLYRAMVLLVVASPCALVASIMPATLSAISNGARNGILVKGGVHLEHLSAIRVLAVDKTGTLTQGTPVVTDFIVREDLDKQQTLALIAGIEGQSNHPLAQAINAFAKKENVITPHSITIEDIPGYGMKAQFNEQSYLIGKPDFVGANLANQFADGALEQLANEGKTVVFLKDHQGIAALIALKDVVRDEAKKAVAALQELGINVAMLTGDNETTAKAIAKEAGVSTYVAECLPETKVEYIKQYQKTSGHVGMVGDGINDAPAIATASIGIAMGGGTDVALETADVILMKNDLSKIAHAVKLSRKMQRIVKQNIIFSLTVIALLIISNFFQAISLPLGVIGHEGSTILVILNGLRMLSKNV; this is encoded by the coding sequence ATGAATAATTCTAATCGAGAAAACTTATCATTAAATGAGAAAATTCTAGAACATAAAGAATTAATTGCTGCTTTAGTATCCGGCTTTATCATTTTGCTCGCGTGGCGAATGGAATCAACAGAACAAACGACAGCTGCTGTAATAGCATATTTAACAGCATTTTTTATCGGTGGCTATGCAAAAGCAAAAGAAGGTATTGAAGATACTATTGAAGATAAGTCCTTAAATGTAGAAATTTTAATGATTATCGCTGCCATTGGATCTGCCATTATCGGTTACTGGATGGAAGGCGCTGTATTAATCTTTATATTTGCCTTAAGTGGTGCCCTTGAAACATATGCAATGAATAAAAATAATCGTGAAATCTCTTCATTAATGGAATTACAGCCAGAAGAAGCATGGCTTGTTCGAGGCGGGTTTGAACCGATTAAAGTTTCTGTAAAAGACTTGAAGATAAACGACCATATTCTAGTAAAGCCAGGCGAACGTATTCCAGCTGATGGCGAAATTTTTAAAGGTGTCTCAACAGTCGATGAGGCAGCGATTACCGGTGAATCAATGCCGATCACTAAAAATGTAGGGAATGAAGTTTTTGCAGGTACAGTAAATTTAAACAGTGTATTAACTGTAAAAGTAACTAAGCCCAGTTCCGAAACGTTATTCCAAAAAATCATTACACTTGTTCAATCTGCACATAGTGAAAAATCACCTTCACAACAGTTTATTGAACGCTTTGAAAGTGTGTATGTAAAAGCTGTATTATTGGCCGTAGCAGTTATGATGTTTTTACCGCACTATTTATTAGGGTGGGACTGGACGACAACACTGTACCGCGCAATGGTGTTACTAGTTGTTGCTTCTCCTTGTGCATTAGTTGCTTCTATTATGCCGGCTACCCTTTCCGCTATTTCCAACGGTGCAAGAAACGGGATACTTGTTAAAGGTGGTGTGCATTTAGAGCATTTAAGCGCTATTCGCGTATTGGCTGTTGATAAGACCGGGACATTAACACAAGGAACACCTGTTGTGACGGATTTTATTGTACGAGAGGATTTAGACAAACAGCAGACGTTAGCTTTAATAGCAGGGATCGAGGGACAATCAAACCACCCCCTTGCACAGGCCATTAACGCATTTGCTAAAAAGGAGAATGTCATTACTCCGCACAGTATTACCATTGAGGATATTCCTGGTTACGGGATGAAAGCGCAATTTAATGAACAGTCCTATTTAATCGGAAAACCTGACTTTGTAGGGGCAAATTTAGCAAATCAATTTGCTGATGGAGCACTCGAACAATTAGCGAATGAAGGAAAAACAGTTGTCTTTTTGAAAGATCATCAAGGCATTGCAGCGCTCATCGCCCTTAAAGATGTAGTTCGGGACGAGGCGAAAAAAGCGGTAGCTGCACTGCAAGAACTTGGGATTAACGTAGCCATGCTGACTGGTGACAATGAAACAACCGCAAAAGCGATTGCAAAAGAAGCCGGTGTTTCAACTTATGTAGCGGAGTGCTTGCCGGAAACGAAAGTCGAGTATATTAAGCAATATCAAAAAACATCCGGCCATGTCGGTATGGTCGGGGATGGCATTAATGATGCCCCTGCCATAGCTACTGCCTCCATCGGTATTGCAATGGGCGGCGGTACAGATGTAGCACTAGAGACAGCGGATGTCATTTTAATGAAAAACGACTTATCTAAAATCGCACATGCGGTTAAGCTTTCGCGAAAAATGCAGCGTATTGTAAAACAGAACATTATTTTTTCATTAACGGTTATTGCACTGCTGATTATTTCGAACTTTTTCCAAGCAATCAGCCTTCCTTTAGGCGTTATCGGTCATGAAGGCAGTACGATTTTAGTTATTTTAAATGGTTTACGTATGCTAAGTAAAAATGTTTAA